One stretch of Equus caballus isolate H_3958 breed thoroughbred chromosome 24, TB-T2T, whole genome shotgun sequence DNA includes these proteins:
- the LOC100062118 gene encoding coiled-coil domain-containing protein 170, protein MACFDPPLEVVPTKNPIMHNKKAGDPVRPDLASLLVKNKNLLAELRNLQNKLFIKETSLQELKSELESYKENNVQQSFQIMSLKDDIKDLHELIASLTRIKSLKNTNIQNLERGNWDLIERILELENHLRVHLVEREKAERKADLLEKKLANANRFTPCMNIKGQGNSLDSFTMKDKGEAILAKNFERDNISHSEGPKDGQKNWDKCEHDLIHKEKQKYELDRHPYLFSWESKTVQSHYQKFLSQLATLLSNSVVPIPAAEEAVKQRIQEIGANEQSWKSRTEGLQQEIQMLTKWLEHLHQHGKAAAQESPHTEEKRREQKRPLKYLEGKIDLNDFFQGRFDLDRNKENSRNKYSQTDEHGKMVKELEKDKQQTLLNIQQNLQIATTQRLEEKIQKLQKQLSDLKLSNKNMKTQLTRVNVFKDKTIEKLRQSLTKAEAMKRKAVRKTDNLKTTSDSAEQEARWDKERAHQTLNSAPPEVCTAKSTLEEVSGQQQEFVDFRETIMKMLGFNMKTSDKTIINHLRLIVQVYEASNKSKPASNCETGQDNE, encoded by the exons CTaagaaatcttcaaaacaaaCTTTTCATAAAAGAAACTTCATTGCAAGAGTTGAAGAGTGAACTAGaaagttataaagaaaataatgtgcaACAGTCATTCCAGATAATGTCCCTGAAAGATGATATCAAGGACCTACATGAACTTATTGCTTCTCTAACCAGaattaaatctttgaaaaacacCAATATTCAGAATCTTGAAAGAGGCAACTGGGATCTaattgaaagaattttagaaCTAGAAAACCATCTAAG AGTACATCTGGttgaaagagaaaaggcagagcGAAAAGCAGACCTTTTGGAGAAAAAGTTAGCAAATGCTAACAGATTCACCCCTTGTATGAACATAAAAGGACAAGGAAATTCCTTGGATAGTTTCACGATGAAG GATAAGGGTGAAGCTATCCTGGCCAAGAATTTTGAGAGAGACAACATTTCTCACTCTGAAGGACCAAAAGATGGACAGAAAAATTGGGATAAATGTGAACATGATTTGATccataaggaaaaacaaaagtatgAGTTAGACCGACATCCATATTTATTCAGCTGGGAAAGTAAAACTGTGCAATCCCACTATCAGAAATTCCTCAGTCAGCTCGCTACTCTTCTGAGCAACAGTGTCGTCCCCATACCAGCCGCGGAGGAAGCTGTGAAACAGAGGATTCAGGAAATTGGTGCCAATGAGCAATCTTGGAAGTCT AGAACTGAGGGCCTTCAGCAGGAAATTCAGATGCTCACTAAGTGGCTGGAGCACCTGCATCAGCATGGTAAAGCCGCTGCCCAAGAATCCCCCCACACTGAGGAAAAGCGTAGGGAACAAAAAAGACCCTTGAAATACCTGGAAGGAAAAATTGATCTTAATGACTTTTTTCAAGGGAGATTTGACTTGGACAGGAATAAA GAAAACTCCAGGAACAAGTATTCCCAGACAGATGAACATGGCAAGATGGTCAAAGAGCTAGAGAAAGACAAGCAACAAACATTACTGAATATTCAGCAGAATTTGCAGATTGCTACAACTCAAAGATTAGAGGAGAAAATTCAGAAACTTCAGAAACAGCTCAGTGATTTGAAGttgtcaaataaaaatatgaaaactcaaCTGACAAGAGTAAATGTCTTTAAG GACAAAACAATTGAAAAGCTCAGGCAATCTTTAACAAAAGCTGAAGCAATGAAAAGGAAGGCAGTTAGGAAAACAGACAACTTGAAAACGACATCAGACTCTGCTGAGCAAGAGGCAAGATGGGACAAGGAGCGGGCCCATCAGACGTTAAATTCTGCCCCTCCTGAAGTCTGCACGGCGAAGAGCACACTTGAAGAAGTATCAGGACAGCAACAAGAG TTTGTTGACTTTCGAGAAACTATTATGAAGATGTTGGGATTTAACATGAAAACATCAGACAAGACAATCATCAATCACCTAAGGCTTATTGTACAAGTTTATGAAGCATCTAACAAATCAAAGCCTGCTTCTAATTGTGAGACTGGACAGGATAATGAATAA